The Artemia franciscana chromosome 2, ASM3288406v1, whole genome shotgun sequence genome segment ttatattaaaataagaaatcataagcatgaaaaaaaatatttccttgtTTATTTACTTATGAATTTTAGCTTGTACTTTCCGAAAATCTAAAGGTTGTATTGAGGCTCTAGACTCATTTTCCTTGAGTTTCAATTAGAAGCAACTCCAAAGTGCATTGGAATGactttttgaatttgaaataaagCCCAATTTAAAAGTGAGAAATTTGACTACACTAATGAGCCTGGCGGGAATCCTCACAAAAGACAATGTAAATAGTTCACTATCGCGGAAAATGTAACTTTGGCGGCGTTTTTGAGGTAATGCAATAACTTACCTTCCTTAAGATTTTTCTTAAGGCTAAGACTAGGCGGTTCAATTGACTCATAAAAGCTAACGTCCAACAAACTTAGGACTCGAAAGCTGAATGCAACGTTAGCAACCAAgaccaaaagtttcaacttcatatttAGAGCAACGGCTAATGGTACACTGTTCTTGAAGGGGTTGAAAGGAAACCTAAAGAAAGAACTTCCCCGAGGAAACCTTGTAAAACGTTTAGGTATCAAATGACGGTCAATATTACGCTCGAGTATCTTAGAAGTCGTAAAAACGATTATATAAACTTCTTGCAAATTATTAATTCTCTTGTCGATGCAAGAAAAAACAACCTCCTTTTTGTCCATCTTGAGGACTCATGTTGAGATTCCTCATGGCGTTGAAGTTAGGTTCTTGAAGGATAACATGACATGAAAATCTTTTCGTACACGAAGCAAAACATAATAAATCATCGATAACTTAGTAACTGCTTACGATTAATGTTATGAACAATACCACTTGAATATTAcggtttatattttaattataacaggaatatatttttaacatagCTCGAAGTTTATGAATTGGGCTATAGAAACTATTTGGGCTGTTGTGCAGTAgatatgttttaaaataatagacTAGTCCTTGAAGGCTCATAGAAGGCTTGAATGCTTAGTCTTTTAACTCTATTGGAATTCCACTTATTATCCCAAGCATCCCTAGAGACTTAActactagacctttcaactatgctgaacaaaaatcacaaaattttgattggatataaTTGGAGAATTAATGGGTTTTGGAAGAGGGCTGTTTTCCGTCCAATCATTTtagattcttaaaaaggacactaaaacatttcatttccaatcaaataagcgcctttaaaagtttcactgATTGCACTGAGGTGCCTATGATGCTGGTCATATGCCATTGTGAAAACATGTATacgtatgattttttttatagtaatgtatAGTAATGCATCAATCATAGTAATGCTTAATTTAGTTTAGTTAAtgcttatttttgtaaaatattacagggcagctagccccctttCCATCCCTTTTTTCTGTCCTATCCGAATTTGGAAAAGGCCATTTGGTGCAGTATGGTTCAAAAGTCCAGTAGCTACACCTGTAGGTGAtaatttaacccccccccccctagcccctggggaaagatcTATAAGTCATGGAATTTACCTATTGTttgcgtatagtatttgttttcgggaaaatacataaacattttttttttgggggggggactttcTGCTGGAGAAATTTCCGATGGGAGAATTTTTCCGGTAAGGAAAGTTTTAAGGGAGGGTGAAATctccaggagaaattttacaggGAAATTTAGCCAGAATTCCTATGcgaaatttcttttattagtctctttttactctttgcCATATCCGTTGCAAATATCCTTCCATAGGGAGAGGGGATTTTCAAAGGGAGAAATCATCCATGGCAAAGGTTTCTTCGGAACGAATTCTCCATAGAGAGCAACTTTCTACTAGGGGGAGTGGTTTGAAGGGAAAATGGGATATGCAGCATCATtttaaaacaaccagaaatcgCCATGTCTCCTTCAAACGAAATTGcgttaagaaaatttttcaccCGAAATCGTCAGCAAAAGTTTTCTTGGGGGAATTTTCAACTAGAATTGAATTGTCTGTGGTGGAATTTTCCTGGTGGAGGGGGACCTTTCCGTTGGAATGACTTTACATGGAGGGATTTTCCGTGAGGGGAAAGCATTTTCCATGGATGtggagccggatttcccggcattgtttaaaaacaatcagaaactaaataaaaaacaagtttgttttcagctgaaagcaaggaacaacatccaaacttaaaacgaacagaaatcattgcgtatatgagggaaatcacccctcctcaacacttcgctctttacgctaaagtttgactttttgtcccaattctttaagactgactcctgaaacacaaataccctctgagaccatactggctatgcatgacgcatgaaaacaaagaaaggaaataataaatgaaaagagacaaatcaaataggtgaaaaacgaggtttttatcagccagtagcaaaatatgaacaaaaagcaaatatttcgacaaggacctccgccaagtcgtcctcagtgctcaaaaaatgagaaagaggaaaaagaaaaaaagaaacaaagaagaaacaacagcaaaatctaaccttcttaagtgaactgtacgagaggaaaaaagacactgaatcaaacaacaaaaaccaacttgaaatcgatgaaagagaagttaccaataagattgaataagtatcctttgccttgcaacagatttcgcctgtctacaatttcggttttcattagatattaaataaaaaaaacaagttttttttagatgaaattaaggagcaacattaaaacttaaaacgaacagaaattactccgtatatgaaagagacttttcctcctcaacgcctcgctctttacgctaaagtttgactctttctcttaactctatttttgaccttggctctccgcacataaataattaaaacaaaatttgcatattaattaattgcaattaatcggatgattttgagaaaaaaggagtgatggaggaggcctagtttccctccaagtttttgatcacttaaaaaagcaactagaacttttggtaaaaaatatccgtaacttacgaattaacttacgtaacgaacttctacattcgtatgtttttattgcgtatatgagggggttcagccctcgtcaatacctcgctctttacactaaagcttagattttgtcccaattccttaagaatgacctctgaatcacaaaggcgttataaataaaatagttgaaattactaaaaatactttagcgtaaagagtgatgtataacgagaaggtaaacccctcatatgcgtataCCCATCAACCATTACCCATCAACAACGAGGATAACGATtgcatgaacacaaaatttcaatagataagttcctcagattgaaaaataaggaatgatttttttttttcattttcagaatgaattttctttctgaaatttcattttcatttttattcatgaaaatttcattttcatgaattttcaGAATGaataaagaagaattttttcagattgaaaaaataaaagacaattttgattcagctctggccgcatatatatatgaaaatcctgatcatttagttctttttgaagaggcaactttaatatctaccgtaaatggcccaccgcaatcttttaaagaggcaatggagataaaaaaacaacaacatataattagaaatttggctataaatagagacacgggggATATTTCCTTAGtcccaatttataacaatttaatattaaaagactctatgaataatttcacccagtctaatttaagacatcCTGTCCTCATAtttaatgaaaaccgaaattgtagacaggcgaaatatgttgcaaggcaaaggatatttattcaatctaattcgtaacttctctttcattgatttcaagttggtttttgttgtttgattcagtgtcttttctcctctcgtacagttcacttaagaaggttagattttgttgctgtttcttctttgtttctttattttgttttccctctttcttatttttttgagcactgaggacgacttggcggaggtccttgtcgaaatatttgcttgtttttcatattttgctactggccgataaaatcctcgtttttcacctatttgatttttctcttttcatttattatttcctttctttgtttttcatacGTAACACAAATACCGtttaattagcataaaaatcttcttgaatttaaaaaagaactttagtgtaaagagtgaggtattaaggagggaacaaacccctcatatctgttataatttctgttcgtttaaagtttgtTAAAGCTGGGGATTTTAAGCTCGACTGTCGAAAATGTCTTGACTAATGTCTACATAGATATGGGTACCCTCCCACTAAATTCAACGTGAATGCTACGTATCATTTAGTATAGGAGATAAATGTGtcgtagaaataaattttatttagggTAAGTAGCTCAGATGCTAAATATGCTAGAAGTATCTCAGATGAATCAACTTATGGTAAGCTTTGATTTAGTGTACTAATATTTCGTGGAACACAAGTCCTTAACACGAAGTGTTTAAATGCGAGTTAGATGTGCATTACAGAAAAGTGTATAAGGTAGCTTCGATCTTATCCCTAATATAGATTGGCCTGTATCCCTAAAATAGCTAGACTACATAGCCCACAAGGGCTTAGGTTTGAAACTGCACTTTAGGCTAAAAGGAATACAAAGTAGAAATGAAGTTTAGTAGGAGATGGTTAACTCGTCGATCTTGAATTCACAGctttattttgaatgaaattacAAAGAGGTGCTCACCAGCAAACTCAACTCCGTTGATTGAGTTTTGTGATGAATCTTAGGCCGGAGAAGCAGCATCAGATAGAATTTTAACTTCAAGTATATCATTTGTTCAGGAATCATTTGTATATCATTTGTTCAGAAATTCACTCCATCTTTTTGACGTATTTAATATTCCAAATCTTTACATTAAAAGAGGGTATATGTCTATTATATAAGACACACTTGAGAAATTGTATCGCGAGGATCAGACAATATCCGGTTTTCATGCTGTCTATACCAGACAATTACCTTCGGCCCTTTGCAAGCTACATtataactatttttaaattaaatatctaattggtattttggttaggttaggttacgtatttaatataatgcgccCTGGGTGACCCCCCTCCATAATTCTTAGTggtaattttcataattttgttagtaaagaattgtattttcatcttattttgttttgtttcattagtatttaccaaacttcacttctcgagtgtgtattaTGTAATAGACAGGTATGTAAAAGTGAGTAATGTCCATATTAGTATTACCGAGAGAAAATTCGGTTTTTATAAGAATGAACTCTTTAAATGAAACTAAGAATACGagcaatattttatatattatatatgactaaaatacctcatttcaaCCTATCCAGGGACTATGGTAAATTAAAAGGCTTTAATGTACGTCTGAATTGCAACTAACATTGGTATTAGCATAAAATCTGAATGACactaaaaaataatgcaatcGTCAGGTCTTAAACGGTCCTGTTCaaattgcatatatatatatatatatatatatatatatatatatatatatatatatatatatatatatatatatatatatatatatatatatataactacacATTCAACTTAGTAGGGTCATATGAGCTAACTGAAGTTTCTCCTGTTCTACAATCCGATTTTCCCGTGATGGATGACGAAAGAAGCAGATTGATCCTCCGTGGGGGAGGACTTGACCTGGATATGACAGGAGGATGTTCCTCTAAGGCACCAAAATCTAatagaatctgttcactttgttTTACTAAGGAGTTAAGCTCATTTGTAGCGTCATGGATCACTTTTAGTGCCGTCAcagaatgaggtatttgtacTTTTGATTGCACAGGAGAATGTTCTTTGAACTCTTcctcaagtttttcaaagtctCGTGTCAGGCAGTCAATTGTTATTCGTGATCTAGATGGGGAGCACCTTGACGATATGCTCAAGTCCGACTTGGAATCCAAACTTGATTGTTTTGACATGAATTTTTCCATGCCCGCACGCTCTCTTTGCAGCAGCTTATCTTTAGCCCAATTGGAATAAGATGTGGCAGAACATGCTTCTTTAATAGATGTCTCTATAGTAGTTAAAGTTTCTTGAACTGTTCTGAGAAGATTTTCTGTTTCCATGTCTGCTGCACTTTTTATGTCAGTTTGACTAAAGGAGAATTGGTTTTGATCATTTGTAGATGCTGGTCCTATAACTAATGACATAGACGATCTAGTTGATGCTGTGATTAATTGTACTGGGGACTGTGATGGTTGCTTTACAACTGGTGACAGGGGTTGACCACTGCCAGTAGTTATGCTTTTCCTTGGACTATCAAATATGTAAGGACTGTTTGGATGAGAATTCCAACGCTCaacaaattgttttaaattctcTTTTGTGAGATCAAGCTCTTCTTTCTGTGTCTTTGGCTTGGGTGGTACGGGtggtttgtcttttttgttggAAATCTTAGGAATATATTCTTTATCTTTCACTATTTCTATCACTTCACTCTCATGTATAAGTAGTGATTGATCCTGTAATGGTATAGGTGGAGGTGAAATTAACCTGGGCAGCTCTATTTCTTCATGGATTGGGCTGGGGGCTACCAGTGGAGGACGTTTTCGAAGCCATGGATGCTGGAGACATTGCGACGCGGTTGATCGGTTgctaaaaaaggatgaaaagtATTAAATTTCCTATTGctcttacaaaacaaataaatggtgAATCAACTCACGTGCAATTGTATATTTTACGGATTATTTGAGTTactcaaatatttttagtgtTGAACAAACAGTTTTAGTGTCGGTGAGATAAACACTGGATGCTTATTTTTAACTACAAAGAATTAgctcaaattaaaatgaattcaTTGAACCAAAGTATAAGAACCTAATAAACAGCTTTTGACCGAAAGCTAGTGTTCAGAGGTtaattaaatttacattttttttttgattacttaagacTTAGGCAAAAGAAtctgtaaaagtttttttttatattattcatgGGTATAGAAAAtaagactaataaaaatgtGTCCAAAATAGGgccaaaacatgtttttatactttttttttacattgaattCAAAATCTAGAAAATGATCTCaagtatataataattttatttaattttaaaaattttttgtagGTCATGTGcatgaataaaataatttagctaCAACTACTTGATTTGTTTCACCATATTAGAGCAGCTTAGTAGTAGTCACACTATGTTCATGCTCGACCTTTGtgaacattaaataaaaaaaactttttttaagggatagtaaggagcgacattaaaacttaaattgaacagaaattacttcgtatatgaaaggggatgcttcctcatcaacgtcccgctgtttacgctagagtttgactctttctcttaactctactttttaaaacagtaaaaaaattttgcataaagattggggtgttgatgaggaagcatcaacttttatatacgaagtaatttctgttcgttttaagttttaatgtcgctccttactttccgttaaaaaaaccttgtttttttatttaatttctgaacgcttttgaatcaatgcatgttttgattttggctcaccgcagatgaataattaaaacaaaatttgcgtatttattttttttgcaaaatgactttctcatagttttgatcaaatgatgtTGAGAAAAAacggagtgggggaggaagcctagttgccctccgaggttttggctacttaaaaaggcaactagaactttaaatttttttacgaatgtttttattagtaaaagatatacgtaacttacaaattagcttacgtaacgaacttctgtattctcattttttattacgtatatgaaggggttcaccccctcgtcattacctcgttctttacactaatgcttaaatgttgtcccaatttcttaagaatgacccttgattcacaaaagccgtagaataaatagttgaaattactaaaatactttagctcaaagagcgaggtattaggaggaggtgagcccatcatatgcataataatttcttttcgttttaagtttcaatgcttctccttactttcagttgaaaaaactttttcatatttatttttttattgttttttttttaaataatgctagaaaatcctgcgctcccttcatgaaaattttcttcgcacatgacaaattcctccaatgaaagttcccccaacatatccccctattctcaacccccccTCCTAACctgaaaattcccctgaaaacgtatgtacagttccaaataaccattactatacgtaagcactggtcaaagtttgtaacttgtggcccctccaacggggactgtgggggagtaagtcgtccccaaagacatagttataaggttttgtgactacgttgaataaaatggctatctcagaattttgatctggtagctttgggaaaataattagcgtgggagggggcctaggtgccctccaatttttttggtcacttaaaaagggcactagaacttttcatttctgttctaggaccactgggtcgaaacgatcacccttggaaaaaacaaaacaaacaaaaaacaaataaacacgcatccgtgatgtgccttctggaaaaaaaaatacgaaattccacatttttttagataggagcttgaaacctctacaatagggttttctaatacgcagaatctgatggtgtgatttttattaagattctgtgactcttagggggtgtttccccctattttcttaaataaggcaagtattctcaggctcataacttttgatgggtaaggctatacttgattaaacttatatatctaatatcagcattaaaatgcgattcttttgatgtagctattgatatcaaaatttcatttttttgagttttggttactgttgaacctggtcgctccttactacagttcgttaccacgaactgtttgctaTATGGTTACAGTATCTTCAATgggataaaatatataaaaaaagatttctttaGTTGTTGAAACTATCTTTAGGGAAAAAACTCAATGTTCTTACATGCTTTTCAATCCAAATCTCACCATTTAATCAGTCCCATTACAGCCCCCATTTCACGCTATAATGTATAAACAATTGGACAATTCCTCAGAATTGACTTTTGTGTCGAAAAATGGGACTAGAATATGGCTCGGTCATTGGTATTACGATTTCaaagtaaataaacataaacaaCTAATTTTCATCTTTCTTGGTGTCCTAGAAATGCGGGAGAATACATTCGTTGGATAATAAAAAGATTTCTACTATTCTGGTTTATTTCATGTTAGCTACTTGCACGTTTACATGAGTCTGAAGCCAGGACTatgttaaaaagacttgttttgaTTAAAGGAGGAGTGACTTTTAGCACATGTTATGGATACAACATGCCTATGAGGGAAAACACCTaagaaattaccataaaaaagaTACCATTCGATGAGAATATAAGGTGCGAGATGTATAATGTAAATGGGTGTTACACTGCATGTGGgcagtaaaattttaaacagacATTTTGCTTTGAAGTATGAGCAGCATACAGCATGTTCTAGGAGGTAGGAAAATATGAAGGACCTCCCGTAGACTGACACTCTCTTAACTACTAAACATACCTTAAACttagcttatttatttattggaatattcaaaataaagcaaagcGCTAGTTaactttccagaaaaaaaaatcgttcatTATAAATACCCTTCAAGAACTTTTTTCCGCTTTGTGACAGTTAGCTCAGTTTCTCTGCTTTGAAAGTACTTGAATTAACATCAGTTTTTTCCTTCTCTGTAAATTAATGTCATTCACACCTATTAAAATCAGTTAAAACAGATTTTAATTGTCagatttgtttttgtgtttaaaaaatacatttattctCATCCCaggttttttcattttgtccaAACAagtgaaagttaaaaaaaattgtcaaaagcactaatataaatatttacacattttatcttagttttgttcGATCAAACATGGTAATTCATCccctgaggggggggggattagtaGCCCCCTCAAGTTAttccttaataataatttatgtacgctCCAAACCTGAATTACCATATTACCCAATATATTGTCAGTAAATTTATCTCAACTCCAAGTGATTCTTCAGAAATGTAGGTATCgaacaaaaaacatcaaaattacaATGTGACTGATTACCTGAATTTCCCTAAGAGATAATGTAATTACAAACCAACAAGCTGAATTTCAGATACCTCACACTGATTCAAGAAGAACCAGTTATTGATCAGATAGATCGGTTGTTTGGGGCTTAGGAACAAAGGAGAATAGCAAAGACAATACACCTATGATGAAAAAACTACCCTGCTAGCTCTTAAGGTAGCATAGCTCCTTTTTACTTCGTGGTAGTTCGTTGTACCCCTTTGTTGCTATTTATTTACCCCTGTGCAAGGGAATTAAAAAGTCCTCGAGAAATGATGAAATATAGGGCGAGATGTAACAATTTAATACGATGGAACTGCCCCTTTAGTTTGAGTAACGTTGCTCGTTATTGCttcatataaattttataaaatcaacTGGTAAATAAAGTTACATGCCCTGGATATGAATTTACGCGAACCAAGTTGTACGTGACAGGgacaaagagcctttaagcagcACCCAATGAAAATATGTCAGAGATTATTGCCTAAGAACTGAAATATATTCATTGTTGTTTCAATGATTGACAACCAATTAAAgtaatttcttagaaaacagTGCCAGTGACAGGACACTTTGTAAATGACATTAAGGCCTGTCTAAACAGTTGAGCAGATATaaaagtattttccaagttaCTTCTATTTAAGTGTCCTTGGAGCATTTTTGAGGGAACTTTCCTGAAATACAAACTCATAAAAACCctatttacagtttttttttttatgcaagacaaatttttaaaacaaatttctcattaaatttcttatttcGAAGTTTATTTTCTCTAACACGCTTATAAGAGGATACGTTATAAATTAATTGACACAAATTTAGATagttt includes the following:
- the LOC136034808 gene encoding uncharacterized protein LOC136034808; its protein translation is MLDSFQNYLGIKNVNMIVVEETEPVGELEAPFPPQNVQIKKGNVRDFYKLEKEIGRGKFGVVYKCREKTSGLRLAAKFVSATKKTDRLAVEREIEIMKSLIHPKLIQLYDAFDDGLKEMCLILELIEGGELFDRVIDDDFVLTERACAIFVRQIVEGISYMHQQSILHLDMKPENILCLSHAGNRIKLIDFGLARRFDAKKKLQVLFGTPEFVAPEVVNFEQIGFATDMWSIGVIAYVLLSGLSPFMGDSDVETMANVTIARYDFDDEAFDDISKEAKEFISNLLVKEMSNRSTASQCLQHPWLRKRPPLVAPSPIHEEIELPRLISPPPIPLQDQSLLIHESEVIEIVKDKEYIPKISNKKDKPPVPPKPKTQKEELDLTKENLKQFVERWNSHPNSPYIFDSPRKSITTGSGQPLSPVVKQPSQSPVQLITASTRSSMSLVIGPASTNDQNQFSFSQTDIKSAADMETENLLRTVQETLTTIETSIKEACSATSYSNWAKDKLLQRERAGMEKFMSKQSSLDSKSDLSISSRCSPSRSRITIDCLTRDFEKLEEEFKEHSPVQSKVQIPHSVTALKVIHDATNELNSLVKQSEQILLDFGALEEHPPVISRSSPPPRRINLLLSSSITGKSDCRTGETSVSSYDPTKLNV